A stretch of DNA from Catenulispora acidiphila DSM 44928:
AACCTGGCGCTCGGGAAGCCGACCTCCGAGAGCGGTCACACGCAGAGCTACGCCTCGTCGAACACCGTGGACGGCGACGCGAACACCTACTGGGAGAGCGTGGACAACGCGTTCCCGCAGTGGCTGATGGTCGATCTCGGCGCGGTGACATCGGTATCCCGGGTCGTGCTGAAGCTCCCGCCCGCGACCGCTTGGGCGGCCCGCACCCAGACCGTGGCGGTCACCGGAGGCGCAGACGCCAGCGCCGCCTCGACACTGTCCGCCTCCGCCGGCCGCCTCTTCGACCCGGCAACCGGCAACAGTGTGACGATCACGTTCCCGGCGACGAGCGTGCGCTACGTCCGGCTCACCTTCACCGCGAACACCGGATGGCCCGCCGGCCAGATATCGGAGTTCCAGGTCTACGCGAGCTAGGGCCCGCACGCCTGAGTGCAGTCCCGCAGGGCTCGAGTGGTGTCGTCGGCGATCTTCTGGACGGCCTACTTGCGCTCTGCGGGATGCCAGACCTCTGATACGTCGCCGGCGGGCAGCCAGTCGCGACCCGGTTGGTACTCCAGCCATCGGCTTCGGCCTGCGACGTCGGCGAAGGCTCGCAGGAGGGGCTCGATGCCCGGATGCGGATCCGCTGCCCGCCAGACCAGCGACCACGCATAGAGCGGCGTGGGCTCGACGAGGGGGAGTGACCGGACGCGGGTACGTTCCGGCAGCTCCAGATCTGCCGGGATCAGCGCGAAGCGCACCGGATCGGCCGCCACCTGCTCCAGGAAGCGGTCGATGCCGAGATTCGCCGTGCCGGACTCGGCAGTGATGTCGAAGTGCTCTGCGAAGCGCTGAAAGAAGTCCAGCCGGTTCAGCGCCGCGGGACACCACAGAACGCTGTCGCGCAGCTCCGCAGGCCGTACCTCCGACTGGCCGGCGAGCCGATGATCTTCACTGATCACCACGTCTACCGGCTCCAGGCGTACCAAGCGATGCGTGTACGCCGCGTCCCGAGTTCCGCCGCCCCCGCTGCCGACCCCGCCGCCGACCCCGTGCACACGCCCGAAGCCGACATCCGTGGCGCTCCGATCCAACGCGTCCAGCACGCCCGGCAGGTCGCGCCCGGGCCCGGTCTCCACTGTCACCGCGCCCCCGACGCGCTCGATGACCGGCGCGAGCGTCCGCATCGGCGCGAACAGGTGACCCCAGTAGTCGATCCGCAGCGGCCGCTCGACGTGGCGCGCCGCCGCCACGGCGGCGTCGCCGTGCGCCAGCGTCTGGCGCGCCGGCTCCAGGAAGCGGCGGCCGGCGTCGGTCAGCTCGACCGCGTGCCCGCCGCGCAGGAACAGCTGCACGCCGAGCTCGCCCTCCAGCCGGGCGATCCGCTTGGACAGCGCCTGCTGGCTCACCGCGAGCTGCTCGGCGGCCTGCCCGAAGTGCAGCCGCTCCGCCGCCGCGACGAACGCCCGCACCTGCGCCAGATCAAGATCCATGCCCTCCACCTTGGCCTACCACCGGCGGTTGTCGAAACCGGCAGCCGGTTGTTGGACCGGCCTTTCACCCCGGTGGTCTTCTTGATCTCGCAGGCAAGAAGCACACGAAGGGGAGAAC
This window harbors:
- a CDS encoding LysR family transcriptional regulator — translated: MDLDLAQVRAFVAAAERLHFGQAAEQLAVSQQALSKRIARLEGELGVQLFLRGGHAVELTDAGRRFLEPARQTLAHGDAAVAAARHVERPLRIDYWGHLFAPMRTLAPVIERVGGAVTVETGPGRDLPGVLDALDRSATDVGFGRVHGVGGGVGSGGGGTRDAAYTHRLVRLEPVDVVISEDHRLAGQSEVRPAELRDSVLWCPAALNRLDFFQRFAEHFDITAESGTANLGIDRFLEQVAADPVRFALIPADLELPERTRVRSLPLVEPTPLYAWSLVWRAADPHPGIEPLLRAFADVAGRSRWLEYQPGRDWLPAGDVSEVWHPAERK